The Christiangramia forsetii KT0803 DNA segment TGCAGCCTTAATACTGTAATTTCCCTGATAGAAGAATTGCTTTTTTGAAACCGCATCCTTAAAAAGTTCCTTTAGAGTAGGATCAAGATCTTTAAAATCATAGTTAGATCTATGGGTGAAAACAGACCGGATAATCTCCAGGCTGGAAACATGGGTAGGAACATCCTTCTTGAAATATAAAATATGCCCATCGTAGCCATTACTGCTCACCACAATATTTTGATAGGTGTCTATTTTATGAATTCTTTCTGTTTTCTGAAAACAATGCCCTGCGCTACCTTCAGAGCAAAAGATAAATTTTAAAGGATGAACTGTATTTAGAGAAAAATGGATTTCAACGTCTTCGAAAAATTTACAGTTATAAGAAACATATCCCATTCCGGAATCAAAGCTTACTCCCTTAATAGAGCCTTCGCCAATTTCAGAAGGTATATCAACAGTTAGTTCACCACTGTCGTTTTTTAGTTCGGTATTAAGAGTTTCGGCAATATCCTCAAGGATTTCATTAACCGGTAGGGTTTTTACATCAATTCTCATTTGTAAATTTCGTGCAATTAACGCTTTTTAACAAATATTTTTTATTCAATAATTATGCAAAAGTAAAATTTGTCTGAAAATATAGGGGTTTTCATAAACATTATTGTCTATTAAGTTAATTCTAATGCGAATAACGTTATTTGCAGATTCGTATTTTTCCTGTTAGATTTTTGGAGGATATTGTATAATTAGAATTATTTGTTAAAACTTTTTATAGAC contains these protein-coding regions:
- a CDS encoding helix-turn-helix domain-containing protein, coding for MRIDVKTLPVNEILEDIAETLNTELKNDSGELTVDIPSEIGEGSIKGVSFDSGMGYVSYNCKFFEDVEIHFSLNTVHPLKFIFCSEGSAGHCFQKTERIHKIDTYQNIVVSSNGYDGHILYFKKDVPTHVSSLEIIRSVFTHRSNYDFKDLDPTLKELFKDAVSKKQFFYQGNYSIKAADLMEEINTKDYTGFLRNLFLEGKAFEMLVIQIAQYEDDENGENLPQILRKSDIEKVDYVAKRIQGDLSTNLTVEMLAKEAGTNVNKLQEGFKYVYNFTVNKYMQHIKLEAAKEMLKLSEKNISEIVTSIGLNNRSYFSKIFKEKYGVSPKYFLRSKKFAKNEEFEEEQD